A stretch of the Massilia varians genome encodes the following:
- a CDS encoding IS481-like element ISKpn27 family transposase: MTQALHSQARTTHLIREEIRNSTLPQAELARMYNVTRQTIRKWQNRESPEDKSHAPNKMYTTLTPEQELIVVELRKTLLLPTDDLLAVTREFINPAVSRAGLGRCLRRHGVSDLRNLVEQEGTAPATKKTFKDYEPGFVHIDIKYLPQMPDETARRYLFVAIDRATRWVFIELYADQTDGSSGDFLNKVQQACPVKIVKLLTDNGSQFTDRFTAGGKKKEPSGTHVFDRLCKQLGIEHRLIPPRHPQTNGMVERFNGRISDIVNQTRFGSAAELESTLRNYVKIYNHSIPQRALQHKTPVQALKEWHEKRPELFRKRVYNQPGLDT; encoded by the coding sequence ATGACCCAGGCACTGCACAGCCAAGCCCGTACTACCCACCTGATCCGTGAGGAAATCAGGAACTCGACGCTCCCGCAGGCCGAACTGGCCAGGATGTACAACGTCACCCGCCAAACCATCCGAAAGTGGCAAAACCGCGAGTCTCCTGAAGACAAGTCGCATGCGCCGAACAAGATGTACACGACGCTCACGCCCGAGCAGGAGCTCATCGTGGTGGAGCTGCGCAAGACGTTGCTGCTGCCCACGGACGACCTGCTGGCGGTCACGCGCGAGTTCATCAATCCAGCCGTCTCGCGTGCCGGCCTGGGACGTTGCCTGCGCCGCCACGGTGTCTCGGATCTACGTAACCTGGTCGAGCAGGAAGGCACTGCGCCCGCCACGAAAAAGACCTTCAAGGACTACGAGCCGGGCTTTGTGCACATCGACATCAAGTACCTGCCGCAGATGCCCGACGAGACGGCAAGGCGCTATCTCTTCGTTGCCATCGACCGTGCTACGCGCTGGGTCTTCATCGAGCTCTATGCCGACCAGACCGATGGCAGCAGTGGCGACTTCCTCAACAAAGTCCAGCAAGCCTGTCCCGTCAAGATCGTCAAGCTTCTGACCGACAACGGCAGCCAGTTCACCGACCGCTTCACGGCTGGCGGCAAGAAGAAGGAACCCAGCGGCACACACGTGTTCGACCGCCTGTGCAAGCAGCTCGGCATCGAACACCGGCTCATCCCGCCTCGTCATCCGCAGACCAACGGCATGGTGGAGCGCTTCAACGGTCGTATCAGCGACATCGTCAACCAGACCCGTTTTGGTTCAGCTGCCGAACTGGAATCGACGCTGCGCAATTACGTCAAGATCTACAACCACAGCATTCCGCAACGCGCGCTCCAACACAAAACACCCGTTCAGGCGCTCAAGGAATGGCATGAAAAACGCCCTGAATTGTTCAGGAAGCGCGTGTATAACCAGCCGGGTCTTGACACCTAG
- a CDS encoding PEP-CTERM sorting domain-containing protein: protein MKTFTLLSAAVLATSMAASAQAALITYSSLSNFQAAAGATTLETFSSAKLGVSNANYLGSFNGFTLSTVANGDLSGIATGRVSSVSDTRPIPATFSGQQFFGWGNAPSGTGNGGTAPTVTFTFATGVSAFGFDWFNTDTTDNYAVIINNQQRFLIPTASSSAAATGFLGIVATNGDTFTSVTIQTRNAGGSITTAGLDNVRVSAPKAVPEPASLALLGIGLLGMASRRRRSRCLSRRSLS, encoded by the coding sequence ATGAAGACTTTTACTCTCTTGAGCGCTGCTGTTCTGGCAACAAGCATGGCTGCATCCGCGCAAGCGGCACTCATCACGTATTCCAGCCTGAGCAACTTCCAGGCGGCGGCGGGGGCAACCACGCTGGAGACGTTCAGCAGTGCAAAGCTCGGCGTGAGCAATGCCAACTATCTGGGAAGCTTCAATGGATTCACGCTCAGCACAGTGGCCAATGGCGATCTGTCGGGTATTGCGACCGGCCGCGTGTCCTCGGTCAGCGACACTCGGCCGATTCCCGCTACGTTCAGCGGCCAGCAGTTTTTTGGCTGGGGCAATGCTCCTTCCGGTACGGGCAATGGCGGTACGGCGCCGACCGTGACCTTCACGTTTGCCACCGGCGTGAGCGCGTTCGGCTTCGACTGGTTTAATACCGACACCACCGATAACTATGCGGTAATCATCAACAACCAGCAGCGCTTCCTGATCCCCACTGCATCGTCGAGCGCGGCGGCAACCGGTTTTCTGGGTATCGTTGCCACCAATGGCGACACCTTCACCAGCGTGACGATTCAAACCAGGAACGCCGGGGGGAGCATCACGACTGCCGGTCTGGACAACGTGCGCGTCTCCGCGCCGAAAGCGGTACCCGAGCCTGCGAGCCTGGCCCTGCTGGGCATTGGCTTGTTGGGAATGGCGTCGCGCCGTCGTCGGTCGCGCTGTCTGAGTCGCCGTTCATTATCTTAA
- a CDS encoding HAD family hydrolase: MEKLDSSAIKFILFDVYGTLVNISDKRAPFRQLIQIGASQGRKPSARDAEIIMTQPVGLLEAGELLGIRLTNDERKQLGCDLHAEVESIFPFADTLPALYELKNRGYKLGLCSNLALEYAGPVLSTLPQVFDAYVWSFDVGAIKPNPAIYAHACQQLYCSPRNVLMVGDTVAADVEGPRSFGMQALLLDRKQRSSSQNSLSSLLELCEMVEYLL, translated from the coding sequence ATGGAAAAACTCGACAGCAGCGCGATAAAATTCATTCTGTTTGATGTCTACGGCACCCTTGTCAATATTTCTGATAAGCGTGCACCCTTTCGACAACTTATCCAAATCGGTGCCAGCCAAGGTAGAAAGCCTAGTGCTAGGGACGCGGAGATAATTATGACTCAACCTGTCGGCTTGCTTGAAGCCGGCGAATTGTTAGGAATTCGATTGACAAACGACGAACGTAAGCAACTCGGATGTGATTTGCATGCTGAGGTCGAATCTATCTTTCCATTTGCGGACACGTTGCCCGCGCTCTATGAGTTGAAAAACCGCGGATACAAACTAGGACTCTGCTCAAATCTCGCCCTAGAGTATGCCGGACCAGTCTTGTCAACACTCCCCCAGGTATTTGACGCTTATGTCTGGAGTTTTGATGTAGGCGCAATCAAACCTAACCCGGCAATCTATGCGCATGCCTGCCAGCAACTGTACTGCTCGCCCCGCAATGTTTTAATGGTTGGCGATACTGTCGCAGCCGATGTCGAGGGACCGCGCTCGTTCGGAATGCAAGCATTGTTGCTGGACCGCAAGCAACGCTCGAGTTCACAAAACTCACTCTCTTCGTTATTGGAGCTATGCGAAATGGTCGAATACCTACTGTAA
- a CDS encoding putative DNA modification/repair radical SAM protein encodes MELSDKLEILADAAKYDASCASSGAPKRSSEDKDGFGATTGMGICHSYTPDGRCVSLLKILLTNFCIYDCQYCINRRTSNVPRARFSVDEVVKLTHDFYVRNYIDGLFLSSGIIQSADYTMEQLVAVARQLRQVHKFRGYIHLKTIPDADPLLIEEAGRWADRLSVNIELPTHDSVTRLAPEKNVHTIKLAMGSIRRKLDEKREEPKAPNFAPAGQSTQMIVGADASDDHTILNTAETLYGSYKLKRVYYSAFSPIPQSPKSVPLAPPPLLREHRLYQADFLLRGYGFTAGELMPQSGNLALDVDPKLGWALANREHFPLDLNRADETMIARVPGIGIRNAKRIVELRRIRRIRWEDLSRLRCSMKKLAPFIVTADYKPAQGAASSHILRRHLADAPEQMNLWPELQAA; translated from the coding sequence ATGGAACTCAGCGACAAACTGGAAATCCTGGCCGACGCCGCGAAATACGATGCGTCCTGCGCCAGCAGTGGCGCGCCCAAGCGTTCGTCGGAGGACAAGGACGGCTTCGGCGCCACCACCGGCATGGGCATCTGTCACAGCTATACGCCGGACGGCCGCTGTGTCTCGCTGCTCAAGATCCTGCTTACCAACTTCTGCATCTACGACTGCCAGTACTGCATCAACCGCCGCACGTCCAACGTGCCGCGCGCGCGCTTCTCGGTGGACGAGGTGGTCAAGCTCACCCATGATTTCTACGTCCGCAACTACATCGACGGCCTGTTCCTGAGCTCGGGCATCATCCAGTCGGCCGACTACACGATGGAACAGCTGGTGGCCGTGGCGCGCCAGCTGCGTCAGGTGCACAAGTTCCGCGGCTACATCCACCTCAAGACCATTCCCGACGCCGACCCGCTGCTGATCGAAGAGGCGGGCCGCTGGGCCGATCGCCTGTCGGTGAATATCGAGCTGCCGACCCACGACAGCGTGACCCGCCTGGCGCCCGAGAAAAACGTTCACACCATCAAGCTGGCGATGGGCTCGATCCGCCGCAAGCTCGACGAAAAGCGTGAAGAACCGAAGGCGCCGAACTTCGCGCCGGCCGGGCAGAGCACGCAAATGATCGTCGGCGCCGACGCCAGCGACGACCACACCATCCTGAACACCGCCGAAACCCTCTACGGCAGCTACAAGCTCAAGCGGGTGTACTACTCGGCCTTCAGCCCGATCCCGCAAAGCCCGAAGAGCGTGCCGCTGGCGCCGCCGCCGCTGCTGCGCGAGCACCGCCTATACCAGGCCGATTTCCTGCTGCGCGGCTACGGCTTCACCGCGGGCGAACTGATGCCCCAATCCGGCAACCTGGCGCTCGACGTCGATCCCAAGCTGGGCTGGGCGCTCGCCAACCGCGAGCACTTCCCGCTCGACCTGAACCGCGCCGACGAGACCATGATCGCGCGCGTGCCGGGCATCGGCATCCGCAACGCCAAGCGCATCGTCGAACTGCGCCGCATCCGCCGCATCCGCTGGGAAGACCTGTCGCGCCTGCGCTGCAGCATGAAGAAGCTGGCGCCCTTCATCGTCACGGCCGACTACAAGCCGGCGCAGGGCGCGGCCAGTTCCCATATCCTCCGGCGCCACCTGGCCGACGCGCCCGAGCAGATGAACCTGTGGCCGGAACTGCAGGCGGCATGA
- a CDS encoding metallophosphoesterase, with protein MRLLILSDLHLEVWRDHGPRIDVSISRPDVVILAGDIHTKFRAPSWAAQNFSGIPIVYVAGNHEYYGEAIEKTGDAIAQECMRYPSVHYLDCAEYIYDDVRFLGATLWTDFALFSPDRKWSAMLDAKAAMNDYQRIKVATAGYRKLHPQDTARLHSAQRIWLQEKLDEPFAGHTVVVTHMAPSMRSVAPKYAADPVSAAFASNLDDLVGRANVWVHGHTHSSFDYEVEGCRVVANPLGYLMRNGGAENEQFYPNFIVQLER; from the coding sequence ATGAGGTTGTTAATTTTGTCTGATCTTCATTTAGAGGTTTGGCGCGATCATGGGCCTCGAATCGATGTATCGATCAGTCGGCCTGATGTTGTTATCCTTGCCGGTGACATTCATACAAAGTTTCGTGCACCTTCCTGGGCTGCTCAAAACTTTTCTGGAATACCGATTGTTTACGTTGCTGGTAATCATGAATATTATGGAGAAGCAATTGAAAAAACAGGAGATGCGATCGCTCAAGAATGCATGCGCTACCCCAGTGTGCACTATCTTGACTGCGCGGAATACATTTATGACGACGTTCGCTTTTTAGGTGCAACTCTGTGGACTGACTTTGCCTTATTTAGTCCGGATCGCAAGTGGAGTGCAATGCTTGACGCCAAAGCAGCGATGAATGACTATCAACGGATCAAAGTGGCAACTGCTGGGTACAGGAAACTACATCCCCAAGATACTGCTCGCCTACACAGCGCACAACGGATTTGGCTTCAAGAAAAACTTGACGAGCCGTTTGCTGGGCATACAGTTGTCGTTACTCACATGGCCCCCTCAATGCGTTCGGTTGCTCCCAAATACGCAGCGGATCCAGTTTCGGCTGCATTCGCTTCGAACTTAGACGACTTGGTAGGGAGGGCTAACGTTTGGGTACATGGCCATACGCATAGTAGTTTCGATTATGAAGTGGAAGGATGTCGGGTCGTGGCTAATCCTCTCGGATATTTGATGCGAAATGGCGGTGCTGAGAACGAACAATTTTATCCAAATTTTATTGTTCAGCTAGAACGCTGA
- a CDS encoding UdgX family uracil-DNA binding protein (This protein belongs to the uracil DNA glycosylase superfamily, members of which act in excision repair of DNA. However, it belongs more specifically to UdgX branch, whose founding member was found to bind uracil in DNA (where it does not belong), without cleaving it, appears to promote DNA repair by a pathway involving RecA, rather than base excision.): MNTAATPGAVHDFAEWREAARALLKAGVPPEAANWGTLDGGDLFWGAPAATAPADNGGSRLQEAQSPGPPAARVPRSLLEMLRRAACFRAPDRWAFLYRVLWRWTRGEHDVQSPADPDGSRLHGMVKAVRREEHDMHAYIRFRERPPEAGDPRFVAWFEPRHDVLPQVAEHFVARMGKISWMIATPEASVLWDGHTLHNTGPLMSSAADLDDAGEALWLTYYRSIFNPARVNAQLMQSHIPSRFWKNLPEGAIVPSLVSQAELGARKIGQVEAVGRKGGATIPISAEAAQPDREQPSKLDECRRCELWQYATQAVGGEGSKRSPIMIVGEQPGDQEDLAGKPFVGPAGKLLDQVFAQAELDRKAIYLTNAVKHFKWEPRGKRRLHKTPVQREIEACHYWLEKELAAVRPKVIVAMGATALKSVMRKGTVALKDFLGKPVRIDGAWLVTIYHPSYVLRVPDEAAKHEAFSVMVKGLRLAHELLARPDMPDPDEDAQGGR, encoded by the coding sequence ATGAACACCGCCGCCACGCCCGGGGCGGTGCACGATTTCGCCGAGTGGCGCGAGGCGGCGCGCGCGCTGCTCAAGGCCGGCGTGCCGCCCGAGGCGGCCAACTGGGGCACGTTGGACGGCGGCGACCTGTTCTGGGGTGCGCCGGCCGCGACCGCGCCGGCCGATAATGGCGGCTCCCGATTGCAGGAAGCGCAATCGCCAGGACCGCCGGCCGCGCGCGTGCCGCGATCGCTGCTGGAGATGCTGCGACGCGCCGCGTGCTTCCGCGCCCCGGACCGCTGGGCTTTCCTGTACCGCGTGCTGTGGCGCTGGACGCGTGGCGAGCACGACGTGCAGTCGCCCGCCGATCCGGACGGCAGCCGCCTGCACGGCATGGTCAAGGCGGTGCGCCGCGAGGAGCACGACATGCATGCCTACATCCGATTCCGCGAGCGTCCGCCTGAAGCAGGCGACCCGCGCTTCGTCGCCTGGTTCGAGCCGCGCCACGACGTGCTGCCGCAGGTGGCCGAACACTTCGTGGCCCGCATGGGCAAAATCAGCTGGATGATCGCCACGCCCGAGGCCAGCGTGCTGTGGGACGGCCACACGCTGCACAATACCGGCCCCTTGATGTCGAGCGCCGCCGACCTTGACGATGCCGGCGAGGCGCTCTGGCTCACCTATTACCGCAGCATCTTCAACCCGGCGCGCGTCAACGCCCAGTTGATGCAAAGCCACATCCCTTCGCGCTTCTGGAAGAACCTGCCGGAAGGCGCGATCGTGCCTTCGCTGGTGAGCCAGGCCGAACTCGGGGCGCGCAAGATCGGGCAGGTCGAGGCGGTCGGCCGCAAGGGCGGCGCCACCATCCCGATCAGCGCCGAAGCCGCCCAACCCGACCGCGAGCAGCCCTCGAAACTCGACGAGTGCCGGCGCTGCGAGCTGTGGCAGTACGCCACCCAGGCGGTCGGCGGCGAAGGATCAAAACGCTCGCCCATCATGATCGTCGGCGAGCAGCCCGGCGACCAGGAAGACCTGGCCGGCAAGCCCTTCGTCGGCCCGGCCGGCAAACTGCTCGACCAGGTATTCGCCCAGGCCGAGCTCGACCGCAAGGCCATCTACCTCACCAACGCCGTCAAGCATTTCAAGTGGGAGCCGCGCGGCAAGCGCCGCCTGCACAAGACCCCGGTGCAGCGCGAGATCGAGGCTTGCCACTACTGGCTGGAAAAGGAACTGGCGGCGGTCAGGCCGAAGGTGATCGTGGCCATGGGCGCGACGGCGCTGAAGTCCGTGATGCGCAAGGGCACGGTGGCTTTGAAGGACTTCCTCGGCAAGCCGGTCCGCATCGACGGCGCCTGGCTGGTGACCATCTACCATCCGTCCTATGTGCTGCGGGTGCCGGACGAAGCGGCCAAGCACGAAGCCTTTTCCGTCATGGTGAAGGGCTTGAGGCTGGCGCATGAACTGCTCGCGCGGCCGGATATGCCGGACCCGGATGAAGACGCTCAAGGCGGCCGCTGA
- a CDS encoding tyrosine-type recombinase/integrase, which yields MLVDAASQQLIEPALHYLAAKHLDHKGKRKWNAKAANTTAAEAYDLRCWFDFLQNVETGPNTFGKAWDLANENDYVEYRDQLHDLISNVTHRPLQDSTIRRRQITVEAFYKFAIGRGIYFGDFLKTKVRKGRTRPANSDVLRHTHNGQQDDSYVSAYREEVGPSGVIRALTEIEWQHVKRELGPMPSEARAGELTKSRDRLASELSCSTGLRVDEVSKLTPNDVFNLDSHWRRLSQDGRDSGYIPLVVTKTKRLKPRTILVPAYLVPELIAYVEGERKAAVNAGRAYAKTKGLVFREPKTLFVNHNNAGHNAGKAIRPQTLSYAFSSACRAAGLLTRVENLDPETMQSYNQMVSSHSFHDLRHTFAVWKYFALIAEKDAEPWKEIQILLGHAQLSTTTDLYLHVCAIEKARIGKKVMQATRKLGGVHNA from the coding sequence ATGCTCGTCGACGCCGCATCTCAGCAGCTCATCGAACCTGCTCTGCACTATCTCGCAGCGAAACATTTGGACCACAAAGGGAAGCGTAAGTGGAATGCTAAGGCAGCTAATACAACTGCAGCGGAAGCCTATGACTTGCGTTGTTGGTTTGATTTCTTACAAAACGTCGAGACGGGACCAAATACGTTTGGAAAAGCTTGGGATTTAGCTAACGAGAATGACTACGTCGAATATCGAGATCAACTTCATGATCTGATTAGCAATGTCACTCACCGCCCCCTCCAAGATAGTACGATCCGAAGAAGGCAAATTACGGTTGAAGCTTTTTATAAGTTCGCTATCGGCCGGGGTATCTATTTCGGCGATTTTTTGAAAACTAAAGTAAGGAAAGGGCGAACTCGGCCAGCCAATTCTGATGTCCTACGGCATACTCATAACGGACAGCAAGATGATAGTTATGTATCTGCTTATCGCGAGGAAGTCGGGCCCAGTGGCGTAATTCGAGCTCTTACCGAAATTGAGTGGCAACATGTGAAGCGAGAATTAGGACCTATGCCCAGCGAAGCGCGCGCAGGGGAATTAACTAAATCGCGCGATCGCTTGGCATCAGAGTTAAGCTGTAGTACTGGGCTTAGGGTCGACGAAGTTTCGAAACTTACTCCCAATGACGTCTTTAACCTTGACAGTCATTGGCGCCGTCTGTCTCAAGATGGCCGAGATAGCGGCTATATTCCTCTTGTGGTGACGAAAACAAAGCGATTAAAGCCAAGAACAATTTTAGTTCCAGCATATTTAGTGCCAGAGCTTATTGCGTATGTTGAGGGAGAGCGTAAAGCCGCAGTTAACGCAGGCAGAGCCTATGCGAAAACAAAAGGACTAGTATTTAGGGAACCCAAGACTTTATTTGTGAACCACAATAATGCTGGCCACAATGCAGGCAAGGCGATTCGTCCACAGACTTTGTCCTATGCATTCAGCTCGGCATGTCGCGCTGCTGGTCTACTCACACGAGTCGAGAATCTAGACCCAGAAACGATGCAGTCTTATAACCAGATGGTTTCGTCTCACTCGTTCCACGACCTTCGGCATACATTTGCTGTTTGGAAATATTTCGCTTTAATTGCTGAAAAAGATGCAGAGCCTTGGAAAGAAATTCAGATTTTACTAGGACATGCGCAGCTTAGTACTACGACAGATCTTTATTTACATGTTTGCGCCATAGAAAAAGCGAGAATCGGTAAAAAGGTCATGCAGGCAACAAGAAAGCTTGGCGGCGTTCACAATGCCTAA
- a CDS encoding TraB/GumN family protein, producing the protein MALALPSLIGVNKNPDDALLRDVLPAEVYARWLPLKEKYLPKNKERDRPIFVANELFSAALKQAGLTTSTDVRKQVEKIVDQHKLKVTKTVNELKVDNPRQLIKDFKKSQLDDVACFSNTLKRLETDIDAMRVRANAWAKGDIDAIRKLDFNEAESCSNAIRNSAVLRDHPAFQGAEERHRAMWLANAEAALAKNASSFALLSMKDLLDPKGLVAALAAKGYKVEQPE; encoded by the coding sequence ATGGCGCTGGCGCTGCCCAGCCTCATCGGCGTCAACAAGAACCCGGACGACGCGCTGCTGCGCGACGTGCTCCCGGCCGAGGTCTACGCGCGCTGGCTGCCGCTCAAGGAAAAATACTTGCCCAAGAACAAGGAGCGCGACCGGCCGATCTTCGTGGCCAATGAGCTGTTCAGTGCCGCGCTGAAGCAGGCCGGCCTGACTACCAGCACCGACGTGCGCAAGCAGGTCGAGAAGATCGTCGATCAGCACAAGCTCAAGGTAACGAAGACGGTCAATGAACTGAAGGTCGACAACCCGCGCCAGCTGATCAAGGACTTCAAGAAGTCGCAGCTCGATGACGTGGCCTGCTTTTCGAACACCCTGAAACGCCTGGAGACCGACATCGATGCGATGCGCGTGCGCGCCAACGCTTGGGCCAAGGGCGACATCGACGCGATCCGCAAGCTCGATTTCAACGAAGCGGAAAGCTGCAGCAACGCGATCCGCAACAGCGCGGTGCTGCGTGACCATCCGGCCTTCCAGGGCGCGGAAGAGCGCCATCGTGCCATGTGGCTCGCCAATGCGGAGGCCGCGCTGGCGAAGAACGCGTCGAGCTTCGCGCTGCTGTCGATGAAGGATCTGCTCGATCCGAAGGGGCTGGTGGCGGCGCTGGCCGCGAAGGGGTACAAGGTCGAGCAGCCGGAATAG
- a CDS encoding IS3 family transposase (programmed frameshift), giving the protein MTRQRRNFDPSLKLEVVRMITEQGLSISHVSQTMDIGVTAIRRWMKQYEAEQQGQPGIGKPLTAEQQRIRQLEQENRQLRSDVDVLKKAFGLLCPRAQVSYRLIDELQMKAIPVTQTCRLLGVSRAGFYEAKHRAAKPIFCKASVHLRTAFMSSGQSYGSRRLVTALANSGLQIGRYKVRRLMQQASLKPVWKRKFVHTTDSKHALPVAPNVLARQFNPAAPNLAYASDITYIRTGAGWLYLAVVLDLFSRRVVGWAMAPSMPATLVCDALRMAIQARRPPAGLIVHSDRGSQYASDQYQAMLTEHGFVCSMSRKGNCWDNAVAERFFLNLKMERVWQRNYANHAEAKLDVANYIAGFYNCERLHSVLGNLPPSVYERTMAAKEPIVVSEIT; this is encoded by the exons ATGACCAGGCAACGCCGCAATTTTGACCCCAGCCTCAAGCTCGAGGTCGTCCGCATGATCACGGAACAAGGGCTCAGCATTTCTCACGTCAGCCAGACAATGGATATCGGCGTGACCGCGATCCGTCGCTGGATGAAGCAATATGAGGCCGAGCAACAGGGCCAGCCAGGGATTGGCAAACCGTTGACGGCTGAGCAGCAGCGTATTCGTCAGCTCGAGCAGGAAAACCGTCAGCTTCGTAGTGATGTGGACGTCTTAAAAAAAGCAT TCGGCCTTCTTTGCCCGCGAGCTCAAGTGAGCTACCGGCTCATCGACGAGCTGCAAATGAAGGCCATCCCTGTGACACAAACCTGTCGCCTTCTCGGCGTGAGCCGGGCCGGGTTTTACGAAGCCAAGCACCGTGCCGCCAAGCCAATTTTTTGCAAAGCGAGCGTGCACCTGCGAACCGCGTTCATGAGCAGCGGCCAGAGTTACGGCAGCCGCCGCCTGGTCACGGCGCTGGCTAATAGCGGCCTCCAGATCGGGCGTTACAAGGTGCGTCGGCTGATGCAGCAGGCTAGCCTGAAGCCAGTCTGGAAGCGCAAGTTCGTGCACACGACCGACAGCAAGCATGCCCTGCCGGTTGCTCCGAACGTGCTTGCCAGGCAGTTCAACCCGGCAGCGCCAAATCTGGCTTACGCCTCGGATATCACGTACATCCGCACTGGCGCCGGCTGGCTGTATTTGGCTGTCGTGCTCGACCTGTTCTCGCGCAGAGTCGTGGGCTGGGCGATGGCACCGAGCATGCCAGCGACTTTGGTCTGTGATGCCCTGCGCATGGCGATCCAGGCGCGCCGCCCGCCTGCGGGGCTGATCGTCCATTCCGACCGTGGCAGCCAGTATGCGAGCGACCAGTACCAGGCCATGTTGACCGAACATGGCTTTGTCTGCAGCATGAGCCGCAAGGGAAACTGCTGGGATAACGCCGTCGCTGAACGCTTCTTCCTGAACCTGAAGATGGAACGTGTCTGGCAGCGCAATTACGCCAACCACGCGGAAGCGAAGCTTGACGTGGCCAACTACATCGCCGGCTTCTACAACTGCGAGCGCCTGCATTCAGTTTTGGGCAATTTGCCGCCCAGCGTCTATGAACGCACAATGGCAGCGAAAGAACCTATCGTCGTGTCCGAAATTACTTGA
- a CDS encoding response regulator, which yields MLDTILLAEDSLNDQELMIIALKKAHIATQLVIANDGEEALDYLLCRGKFASRPAGNPALILLDLKMPKLNGIEVLRVLRSTPEISRVRVVIITGSVMEEDLSNSYKFGIESFIIKPVEFEDLVRVAKDIKKICISNDS from the coding sequence ATGCTTGACACTATCCTTTTGGCTGAAGACAGTCTTAATGATCAAGAGTTGATGATCATTGCGCTCAAGAAGGCACATATAGCGACGCAACTAGTGATTGCAAACGATGGGGAAGAGGCTCTCGACTATCTTCTTTGCCGTGGAAAATTCGCGTCCCGCCCTGCTGGTAATCCTGCGTTGATTTTGCTTGATCTTAAGATGCCGAAACTAAACGGAATTGAAGTCTTGCGCGTGCTACGCTCCACTCCTGAGATTTCAAGAGTTCGCGTTGTCATAATAACGGGGTCGGTAATGGAAGAGGATCTTTCTAACAGCTACAAATTTGGAATTGAATCTTTTATAATTAAACCCGTGGAGTTTGAAGATCTCGTGCGTGTGGCAAAAGACATTAAAAAAATATGCATCTCGAATGATAGTTAG